In Myxocyprinus asiaticus isolate MX2 ecotype Aquarium Trade chromosome 16, UBuf_Myxa_2, whole genome shotgun sequence, the genomic stretch tagtgtgaactttatgtcccaacttacgtgagaatttaggcacagctggtgcaaccccaCCCTGAAACACACGAGGGAAAACATGACACAGACATGACAATATGAGACAGTCAGGGGAGGGACAGTCAGACCCGACTGTGACGGTGGATGTAGTGCAAATGCAACCAGCAATGGTCTTTTGCACAGTAAACAAGCTATttagagcacacacacaaaaaaactactAGGCCAGAGTGATTTTTGGTCCACTTTCTTTGCAACGGTATTGGACACATTTTCTAGTTTGGTTTGGCACACTCAGCCACTTGCAAACCCACTCTGAATTACATCATATGGACATGCTTTAATATGAAGCAAGCATTTTTATTCTGATAGAACTGGTGTGCATTTCTGCATTATGAAATGTCCCTCTGCAGCGCATGAGTGGCCCTAGGGAATGGTTAGACGACACCAGAACAAAACAAGCAGATATGCAGGCATCACAGTCATTAGAAGAATATCCAGTTTCACGGTTTTGAAAGATGCTAAAGCATTTTCCACGACCATCAGTGATGAAAGAATGATGTCACAAGTGTACAGTTAATCCTTTATGTACTACAGCTGGTAAACTTTGAGGCAAATGTCACTTAAAGACACTATAGTTGTGTGTTCTTTTTTGCGAGTTACCTGACCCAGGTATGTTGTTTCTTTATCAAATATACTGTCTGTATATAGTTCAGCTAATGCACTGATGGCACAGACCTAGGATGTAGTTTAAATATGCTCATACTGTTTcaaatttgttcattttatttaacAGTGAATGACACCTTGTAGCACAAGTAATGTGTAGAAACAGTACTACTAGTCAGGACTCAAGACATACATGAACAACATCTGGACTGAGGGCAAAGGAGAGGAAGAGTCCCTGGTTGGATGGCAAGATGTCCAGAAAGTTTGCCTAAAAAGAATGTATTTTGTTAAACATGTGAGTGACTCATTCAGAGAATAAGTGGGTTTGAATCCATTAATGGCCATCTAGTATGGGATCTAAAAACCCTTCTGCTTGTTTTTGAATGTTAATACTACTTGATTTTGCACCCCAGTGTAATAAGTagcaaatataatattataactaTTGTAATCATATAATATTAACATGTCCATTCATTGTATTTTTGGGCTTTTTGCCTTTCAATTCATAGAGACAGAGTAGACAGGAGACGAGGGGAGAGTAGTGGGGGGAGTTGCTCAGAAAATGTCACAAGCCAGATTTGAAGTTGGGTCACCCGCGCataagcatttttatttaaaaaaaattttttttggctcCTCCGGACTATTAGGGTGCAAATACCTGTGTTGTGCTACTTAAGTGCAAATAGATACTCCATTGATTTTAagtatgacattctttttttttatttttatgtttgttgatATTATTGTTAATGTGTTTTGCTCACAGATGTCTAGCCAATATCAGCGAAGTGTTCCACTGGAGGTCAGAAGAGCAGAAGGGGAGAGAGTTCGTGCCAAACATCCGGATAAGATTCCGGTCAGTCTTATGGATGGAAACAACAATAACATCTGTTACATTTCAGCTTCATAATATTAAGAGGGTTCAGTGCATATACACTGAAGTGTCATATACAGTATCATTTGGAGAAGTGGAGATTGTAATGAgtgaatgtttattttgtttatgttattAGATAATTGTGGAGAGAGCTGCAAGATCCCGAGCTCCTGAACTTGACAAAAAGAAATATCTTGTTCCTTCAGACCTCACAGGTGACAACTCTTATTCCTTGTATCCTTCTGTTTGCTACTGAGTACATTGTTGATCCAATTATATTTATGAATTCACCAAATTGGAAACCAAATCAGCTCATGACTTACAGTAATTGTTATTTCTGACCATAAACTTCCTCAATCCTCTCTTCCTCTTGAGGAAGAAATGAAACTGTTTGCAATTTAATTTTGAAGTGAATAAATCAGTTTCTGTAAATCTGTCCCTCCACACCCTCCCTCTTTTTCCTCCAGTCGGTCAGCTTTGTTTTCTGATCAGACAACGGGTGTCTATGAGGCCAGAAGAAGCTCTCttcttttttgtaaaaaattccCTCCCTCCATCCAGTTCCCCACTTTCTGCAGTGTATGAGGTAATTCAAGCACCCTTTCGCTTCACTAGTGCTGAGAAGTATAcacatatttttttccagattGATAATTATAAACCATCTGTTTACATATATCATTTTAGTAAGCTGTGCTTGATTTTTAGTGGACTAGAAAAGTGGCATGTTGTTATTGCAAAGCATATACATACACAATGCAGTTAAAGATGCTACAGCTAATACTAACttaacacatttaaagaactGTTAAAATTTGTACAGCCTTAAAATCACACAATGGCCATtattatatgtttacatttaatcatttagcagacacttttatccaaagtgacgatatatatatatatatatatatatatatatggtgttgTGTTGTTAGAATGTTTTTAAACATACCAAAGCCATATTGAAATTAACCAGAAAAACCACAAACCACTCCGCACTACTCTCAGTTGATTAAAGTTGTATGTTATTTTAGTAATATACACCAgcgtcagaaattaaggggggctcagggcaaacatgccaccaaaaatgcccctgaaattcaatATGTGGTGTCAAAAAAATGCCCTCTTAATGAATgagtctgttttttgtttgtaacatctaatatagttcttaatatGCTATTGTAGTCTTAATTATGCATATTATGGAATTAAATATCTAGAAAAAACTTCGTTGATTTAATTCTTTGGGTAGTCttgaatttgtattaatgaattgaCATATTTgataacaaagtttttttttttaatggttagaAAAAAGTATTCCCtcttaaaaaggtaaaaaaaaaaaaacaaatgccctAAAAATCAAATCCAGCTGCAAAAATCCCCCCtttatgtaaaagttaatttctgacactgacaaACACTCTAAATTTGAGTCCTGTATGTAAAAGGAGGTTTGAGCAATAACACCTCACTGGGTTATTATTGACCATGTCTGATCTAAATGTTTCATCTCTGTCCATGTTTATAGGAACACCATGAGGAAGACCTGTTCCTGTATATGACATACAGTAATGAGAGTGTTTACGGTGCCTGAGACAGAGGATAAAAgggattagagagagagagagagagataattgtTAAAGAAAGCAGGAGaaggttttatattttatttaccacTATTATCCCATGTTCAATACATTGTGCCCTACAGGAGGCATTGTTCTTAAGTGGGAACTAAAGGGTGCTGTTTGTGAATATCAGTATTTGGGGCAACTATAATGTTTTTCACTAAGCGGATTTATGACAGTAAAGCATTGTGTGTATAGTATTAAGATTACAAAAGAAGAGAAAAGAATAAATGGTCAAAAAATACAGCTGAATTTTGAAAATGCAGTGGTAGAGCAAGAAAGTATTCATTTCACCTTTCTCTCCcaggagcaagtcatttgtatttAATTCAAATAagtttttgttcttatttttcttgttttgtaaAGTATTATCAATAGCTTTTGtgcatataataaataaaatcttaaaagtgtCTCAGATTCACTTTTTGGTTATTTCATCTTATGTCATGTGTGCTTTGTATAAAATCCA encodes the following:
- the LOC127453973 gene encoding gamma-aminobutyric acid receptor-associated protein-like 1 isoform X2 is translated as MSSQYQRSVPLEVRRAEGERVRAKHPDKIPIIVERAARSRAPELDKKKYLVPSDLTVGQLCFLIRQRVSMRPEEALFFFVKNSLPPSSSPLSAVYEEHHEEDLFLYMTYSNESVYGA
- the LOC127453973 gene encoding gamma-aminobutyric acid receptor-associated protein-like 1 isoform X1, which produces MNNIWTEGKGEEESLVGWQDVQKVCLKRMYFVKHMSSQYQRSVPLEVRRAEGERVRAKHPDKIPIIVERAARSRAPELDKKKYLVPSDLTVGQLCFLIRQRVSMRPEEALFFFVKNSLPPSSSPLSAVYEEHHEEDLFLYMTYSNESVYGA